DNA from Canis lupus dingo isolate Sandy chromosome 27, ASM325472v2, whole genome shotgun sequence:
GTTCTATTAGGTGAGTgtgtaggggggtgggggaatgaaTTCTATCTTGCTTGCTACTGacttctatttttccatttaaagaataggaaaatggaaaatgggatCTGTGTCTCTACAAGGAAGGCAGGATCACCAGAGATGGAACAGAACCCCAGCTCCTACATGTGTCTGCTCCAAGGCTTTCAGCATTCTGCTGAGGCAGATCATGGTCTTTGGGCACCCTAAAAAAGGAGGAGACTCTAGAACTCTGCAGGGCCCCACTGGCCTTACCTCACAGAATAGATACCCTGAGAGAGCTACCAGGCCCGGGTTGTAGGCAGCGAGGGGTCCTGCTAACCTCAGAGGCTTCCATCTGGACATGAACCAAGGACTTGCCACCAccagaagagagaagacaaaaagaaggGGGACAGGGAAGGGTGAGTGTACCAGGAACCAGGAATCCATCCTCAGGTCTAGAAAAGCAAAGGGGCAGGGAGACAGCCGAGCTGGCCACCATGCCCACCAGCCCCGAGCCCTCCCCTCAGCCAGTTCCCAAGGCCTTGCTCAGTCACCATCTCTGGTTCCTCAAACGTCAGACATCAAGATGGGGTggctaaacaaacaaaagttccCATTAAATGACATCATTCCCTACCTCCGTTTTCAAAGGCCCAGGTGTATTTATTCCAGAGCGTCTCCAATGTACCAGCCATGTGGGCACCTGTAAGTGAGAGCAGTGTTTGTTCCTTGTCCAAACCACCttcctctgctcactctctccctccctcaccacaTGGCCAGCTGAGGGTCTACCAGGTTCCTCAGCCCCCCGCCCCATGACCACTGACTGCAGACCTCCCCACTGTTCCTACCTTTGGGCATTGGACAACCACCCATCATGCACCTCTGAAGAGACTCCACTGCCCATAACTTTGTTCTAATCCTCACACCCTTTGCTGCTCCACTTGGGATCTCCAGTCTCTGCAGTGACCCTCAGGCTGCAGTTCCCAAGGGTAAGAGATGTGGATATTGTGCagtgagcaagggagaggggTACAGAaagctctgctgctcccccttctctGGCTCCATGATGCCTGCTCCTTCTGGACATCCCTGGCTTCTCCTGCCCCTCACTGAGCCCAGTCACACCCAGTCCCTCCAGGGCTTAACTTACTCCTGTGGCTTCTGGGCTCCTCTGGTCAGTGACTGATGCTGCTCTGGCTGGTGGTGGGTCCGAGTGACAGGTCCTCAGGGCTCCAGGGCGTAGGGTGTGAATGACCAGCAGTCCTACCCTCAGgagctctctctcccctcctgtgcTCTGATCTGTGAATGacctccagccccatccccagcccctacacacacactcacacacttgcAGAGAACTTAGAACCATGGCTGATGTCCATGTCCTGGCTGGGCACCCTGCCACTGTCATAGcctcagggagaaagagaacaaaagacagcccaggtggaaagaagaaattcagaGGGCAAAGAACAGAGGTTGGGGCTTGGAGAGGGTGGGTAGAAACTCACAGATGGACAGTGCCCACATGGAGGCAGACCGTCAGATCACTGGTCCTTTTTGCATCCCCATCACCCGTGCCCTGCACTCTTCATTCTTAGCACAGGCAATCCTCTCGGAGAAGAAGGTGTGCATGGGACATCATGCCTCCTCCAGCATTTTGGCCATGCCTTCTCTGCTCAggtttgctttcttcttccctctgtcccATGTGGATACATGGACAAGGATTAAGGAGAGCAGGCTTTCTTAGCCTGCTCTCCACTCACCAGTATAAGCTGAAGGAGCACAGGGAAATTGGGATTCCCAACCTCTCCTCTATCAACCTGTGCCTAAAGGAAGCAATTAGGTACGTCCTTCCTTCACTTGATCAGATATGGGAAAACCAAGTTTAGAAGCCAGATCCCTGAATGATAAGCCAGCAGCCCATGTCTGGGGCCACGCCTAGAACCacgctttttatttttattttatttttttaatttttatttatttatgatagtcacagagagagagagagaggcagagacacaggcagagggagaagcaggctccatgcatcgggagcccgatgtgggattcgatcccgggtctccaggatcacgccctgggccaaaggcaggcgccaaactgctgcgccacccagggatcccagaaccacgctttttaaaacatagagcctcagtttctcctccagCAAACAGTACACTGTGCAAAAGCTTGTGAAAAATCATGTCTATGTAAGCCGTAGATTATCCATGCTCAGGGCCCGGAGGATTAAGGGACTTGAAGAACTAGAGAAAGTAATGCATAATCCCCACCAGGAGGATTTGGTTTAGAGATGTGTCTGGCCACACACACTCAGCTGTATGCCTGTACACTCATGCAAGCTGTTACAGACCTTCACACTGCCCCTGCCCTTCTCCTGCCTGGGAATGTTTCTTAGCTGGGTTTCTGCCAGAAGACAAGTCCTTCTCAGTCATATATCACATGGCATTTCCTATAGAATCAAGTCAAAATGACCCAGCTGGGACTTGCAGGCTACTCCTACTCCTGCTGGACCCTTGCGTCTTTAGGTCCATGTGCTACTTCTGAGGCTGCCATCAATCTGGTCTCCTCATTCTCCCTGGCCCACCCAGACCCATTTCTACTTCTCTAATGAGGCCATACTTCCTCTTCCACCTCCATTTTCCCCATTTAAGGCatactcttccttcctcttccacagAGGCCCCCATTCATCATCCCTCTGACCATGACAGATACTGTCTGTACCATGGAGGTTAGCCTGTGAGTTCAATGGTCCAGAGTAAATGGTAAGTTCCCTGTGGGAAATGACCCCCTCTGCATTTAACAGACTAATGGGAGCCCTAGAGGCAATGCCAGGCAGATGGAAACAAGATACCTAAAGTTGTGGTCATCATAAAACCTCTTACACATGGATCTCCTTACAGTGGTTGGGGGATACCCTTGGAAAATCCTTTGCATAGGACCTGAGATGTCATGTCACTGCCTTATCTCTGGGAAGCAGGTGGCATCAAGAGAATAAAACTATGAATTTTAGGCAAGAGACACTATAGCCTCGTGCCTTTTTTGAGCTCAGCATAAATCTACTTTGAGCGAGGAGTCCACTGGTCTTCCACCATGCCCTCCTCCTTTAATGCCCTTGGGGTTTATAGATCATAAAGACTAGGGCAAGGCTTGTCTTTCCATATCCTACAACAGTCTAATAAGATTGTGGCTGAATACCCACTCAGATTCCTTCCGCATCAAGCAAAATAATAAAGGGCATTAAACTCTCTTGCTCCTTCCTCACCCTATGACCCATCATGCTCACAGTGCCCTAGCTGCTCTGAGTGCTGAGTGAGCTGAGCCACCTCTGGGGTTGTCCGGAGCGCTGAGGTGAGGCAGGATGCCTATCTGATAGCAGAGGGCTAGAAATTTTATGTGTAGGACCCAGCATTTACAAAGAATATTATACTTACATACCTATACAGTAACAATAGCTCCCACTAAGTAAGTAAGCCCTTACCATATGCCAACCACTCTTCTAAACACCATATACACACTGACAGGGAGGATCATCATGACCCCACCAAGTAGATACTATCAACATTGCCTTT
Protein-coding regions in this window:
- the LOC112669066 gene encoding uncharacterized protein LOC112669066, which codes for MDSWFLVHSPFPVPLLFVFSLLVVASPWFMSRWKPLRLAGPLAAYNPGLVALSGYLFCEVFCILGRKPEQITFLQVCHVLQSMGWSQICAAESRTNLNSPT